Genomic segment of Nocardiopsis mwathae:
TGCACTGGCCGCCCACCGGAGTCAACCGACGAGTACAAGGGAGTGCACGTGACCACGGGCCAGCCCGCCACCGCAGAGGCGGCAGAGGAACTCAACAAGCTCATCCGCTACACCATGTGGTCGGTGTTCAAGGTCGGCGACCTGTCCGGCCTCGACCGCGCGGCCGCGGCCGACGAGCTGTCCGCGCTGTTCGACGGCGCGGCGGAGAAGGGGGTGACCACCCGCGGCGCCTACGACGTCCAGGGCTTCCGCGCCGACGCCGACATCATGTTCTGGTGGGTCGGCGAGACCCCCGAGTCGGTCCAGGAGATGTACTCCGCGTTCCGCCGCACCCGGCTCGGCCGCGCCACCACGCCGGTCTGGTCGGTCGTCGGCCTGCACCGCCCCGCCGAGTTCAACCGCGCCCACATCCCCGCGTTCCTCGCGGGGGAGGAGCCGCACGACTACATCTGCGTCTACCCGTTCGTCCGGTCCTATGAGTGGTACCTGCTGCCCGAGGACGAGCGTCGCGCGATGCTCGCCGAGCACGGCCGGATGGCGGCGGGGTACAAGGATGTGCGCGCCAACACCGTCTCCACGTTCGCGCTCAGCGACTACGAGTGGATGCTGGCGTTCGAGGCCGACGAGCTGCACCGCATCGTCGACCTGATGCGCCACCTGCGCGGTGCGGAGGCGCGCCGGCACACCCGCGTCGAGGTGCCGTTCTACACGGGCCGCCGCAAGGGCGTCGCCGAACTGGTCGAAGCGCTGGCCTGAACACGCCGCACGGCGCCCGGGGGTGCGGGGGAGGGGCCCGGCCGGGCCCCACCGGCCCTGGAGAGGCCGCACAAGCGTGAAGGGGTCCATCCGCCTACCGGATGGACCCCTTCACGCTTGTGCGGCCTCAACGGTCGCCTCAGCCCTCCCGGGGTGTGGGCGGGGCCGGGGCCGGCAGGCCGTCGTCCTCGTCGTCATGGCCGCCGCGGCGGGTCATGAACACGTAGACGGGGATCGCCAGCATCAGCATGAGGACCAGGCTGGAGCCGGAATAGAGCAGGGCCTCGCCGGCGGGCGCGTCCATCGCCCAGGCCGCCAGGCACGCCACAGAGCCCAGCATCCAGGCCAGCACGGCGTAGGCGAGGCGCCCGCGCGGCTTGGGGTACTCGATGCGGCTCACCATCAGCCATGCGACCACGAGGACGGCGACCGTCCCGACCAGCACGGGCGGGTCGAGGAGCACGATGGTCACGACCGCCATCGCCCCGAACGGGCCGGGCAGCCCGCTGAAGCTCGTCGCCCCCGGCGACTGGCAGGAGAACCGGGCCAGCCGCACCACCACCGCGAGCAGCACGGCCGCCGCCGCGATGACCGGTGCGATACCGCCGTCACCGCCGAGCGTGCCCCAGGCGACCACGAAGAACGCCGGGGCGAACCCGAAGCTGATCACGTCGGCCAGGTTGTCCAGCTCGGCGCCCATACCGCTGCCGCCGAACTTGCGCGCCACGCGCCCGTCGAACAGGTCGAAGGCGGCCGCGGCCAGCAGCAGGATCACGGCCGTGGCGATGGCGTCGCGCTGCAGCGGCACCGACGCCGCGGCCGCGTAATGGGCCGCCGCGGCCAGCTGCCACACCGCCATGAACCCGCACAGGGCGTTGCCGAGGGTGAAGTAGTCGGCCATCGCCAGGCGCAGGCTCGGCACGGCGTCCTCCGACCCCATGGCGGCGGTGCCGGGGGCCAGATGGCCCTTAGTCGTGATCAAGACGCGTTTCACCCGCCCGGACCTTTTCCCCGATCGCCACCGATGGGGAGATACCGGCCGGGAGGTAGACGTCGACCCGGGAACCGAACCGGATGAGCCCGATCCTCTCGCCCTGTTCGACCTTCTGCCCTTCAGTGAGATACGGGACGATACGCCGGACCATCGCGCCGGCGATCTGAATGACCGTGACCTCACCGATCTCGGTTTCGAAGGTCCAGATGAGGCGTTCATTGCGCTCGCTGTCCTTGTCGAATGCGGGACGGAAGCCCCCGGGGCGGTGCTCCACGCTCTTGACCACACCCGCCAACGGCGCACGGTTGACGTGCACGTTGAGCGGGTTCATGAAGACCGCGACCCGAGTCCGGCCGTCCGGCTGGGGGTCGATGCTCTGGACGACGCCATCGGCCGATGAGAGGACCCGTCCGTCGGCCGGACCGCGGTCCGGGTCGCGGAAGAACCAGGCCATCCCGGCCGCCAACCCGACCGCGGGGACCGCGAGGGCCCGGCCGAGGCGGCTTCTGCGGCCGGCCAGCACGGCGGCACCGGCGACCGCGCACGCGGGAACGAGCCAGGGCGCGGAGCCCTTGGCCATCCGGATACCCGGCCTGGCAGGAACGTCGGGATGTGAGTCGTGGGTCATCGAGAGCTTTCGTAGGAGTGTTGTGGGTGGGTTCCCCCGCGGGGACCGCTGTGGTCCTCAGCGGGGACCGTGTGAGCCGCGGCACCGGACGCGATCGGGGGACATCGGTCGGCGTGTCCCGCTGAACGAGGATGCTATTGCACCGAGTCGTCCGCCTCTAGTGCGAGAGCGACCGAGTTGATGCAGTAGCGGTCGTCGGTGGGGGTGGCGTAGCCCTCCCCGTGGAAGACGTGGCCGAGATGGGAATCACAGCGTGAGCAACGGACCTCGGTACGTATCATGCCAAGGCTCCGATCCTCGTGCAGCGTTACCGCGGAGCTGTCCGAAGGATCATAGAAACTCGGCCACCCGCAGTGCGACTCGAACTTCGTTCCGGAGCGGAACAGCTCGGCGCCGCAACCGCGGCAACGGTAGACGCCGACCGTCGTGGTCCCGACGTATCGGCCGCTCCACGGCCGCTCCGTGGCACCCTCGCGCAGCACAGCGTAGGCCTCGGCGTCCAACCGCTCGCGCCACTCCTCCTCGCTCCGAGGGATCGGCGCCGTCGATTCGTCCATGGTAGAGACGCTACCTCCACTCGGCCCGCCCGTCTCCTCGCCATCGTCCCGGCAGGACGCGCGGCGCAGGGCGTCGCTCCTCGCCTACGTGCGGCTTGGGGGGAGTCAACCGTTCGTGATGGATAAATGCCGGTTTCTTCACGCCTGGTGAGTTCGCGAAAAAACTTACCGGGTAGGCCTTTGACAGGGTCTCATGGGTAGCCGGGAGAACTGACCATGCTCGTTTCGTACCGACAACCGTTGGGAGTGGGATACCGGCAACAGCCTCTGCACGTGGGCTGGACGCGCTACCTCCGCCTTTGGTTGGACCACCACGCCGATCACCTTCGAGAGGAAATGCGGCCGGGTTGGCGCGCGCTGACCTCGGCCGCCGCGGAAGTCCGCTGGGTCGTGCTCTTGACCGCACTGGACACGGCCGCGCGAATGGAACGGGTCCGTCCGCACCCGTGGACGGACGGAAAACTCCTCACCGCCCTGACGGTCACCGCGATCGGTGCACTGTCCGTGGCCGTCCTGCTGGGGATCTCCCTGGCCGAATGGTGGGCGGACACCTCCCGCGACCTCCTCCCCGCGGCGGGCGGGGCACTGGTCGTCGGAGCGGCACTGCTCACTCTGCTCTTCCTGGTCTTCGCCTCGACGGGGCCGAACCGGCCGGAGGAGCACTGACAGCGGCCATCGGGGAACGGGGACGCGCCGGCCCCGCTCGCGTCAGCGGGCCGGGGCCGTCCTCCCCGGCCCGCCGTTAGCGGCCCCTTACTCGCGGTGCCGGAGAGCCTTCGACGGGGGCCAGGGAGGGTTCTCTAGAGAACCCGTACTCCTATCTCGACACGGAACCTGCCGCGCGTCAACCGTTATCCCGGCGAATGTCCGGGTTCCGTTGCAATTTCGTGGGGGCAATAGCGTGGGCGGGAGAACCGCGTGATGCCGCCTGCCGCGGAATGCGTTCTCATCTCCGCACGTCAAGCATCGAAGTCGTACTGCAGGACGTAGGCCGACCCGTCCAGGGTCATCTCGTTGAGCTCGACGGCCCGGTGGTCGTCGGTCAAAGCCGTGCGCAGCACCTCCAGCACGGGGGTTCCGGCCGTCAGCCGCAGGTCGCGCGCCTCGACGGGATTGGGCATCCGCACCCGGATCTCCTCGGTGAAGTGGGCGGGGGCGTGGCCCAGATCGGCCAGCCGGGCGTAGATACCGCCCGGACCGGTGTCGACGCGGGTGATCGGCGTTCCGGCCACCAGGTCCAGCGGCAGGTAGGAGGTGGCGAGCTGCATCGGCCGCCCGTCCAGCCGGTAGCGGCGCCGCCGCCGGACGACACGCGCGCCCTCGGCGAGGCCGAGGGCGCGGATCACGTGCTCCGGCGCGGGATCCTCGCTCACCTCGATGTTGTCGGTCTCGAACCCCCGGTCGGCGGCGTCGGCCTGCCAGATGGACCGGCCGGTGCCCCACAGCTCCCGGGACAGACGTCGCGGTCCGTGGCGGCGCAGGGGACGGAACGTGCGGACGTAGATGCCCGATCCGCGGATCGGGACCACCAGGCCCTCGTTGATGAGCACCGACAGGGCCTGGCGCGCGGTGGCTCGGGCGACGCTGTACTGCCTCATCAGTTCGTTCTCGCCCGGCACGCGGTCGCCGTCGGCGAGCTCGCCGGAGGCGATGGCGGACCGCAACGCCTCGGCGATTTCCCGATAGACCGGCGGGGATTCGTTTTCGGACGTCGGCACTGAATTCATCCTCTCGCCCGGAATGCGTGGTCACGCCGTTCGAGTCGTCCTCGTGGTCCTTGTGCGTCCTCTAGGTCCTCGCGGCTCTCGTGGTCCCCGAACGGCCGTCCCCGGGCGGCGCTGTGCGCCGGGAGGGACGCATACCGGTGTGCTCCATGTGTATACCCCTCACCTCCTGACCCGGATCGCCGCCAAAGGTACACAGCCGGTATGTCCGTATGCGGAAGGGTTTATGCGTGCGCTGGGGGGATCCGGAATCGGCCAATCCCCACAAGGTCCGACGTCCCGGTCGGCGGCGGTCACACCACGCGGTAGCGGGCGAACAGCGCCCCCTCCGACTCCAGGAGCGACTCCAGGCGCAGGTCGCGCGGGTGAGAAGGGGAGTCTCCGGCGACGATCCGCGACGCCGCCGGTCCCAGCAGATGCGGACTGACCGTCAGGCACAGCTCGTCGAGCAACCCCTCAGCGGTGAATTCGGCCAGCAGATGCGGCCCACCCTCCGTCAGCACGCGGAACAGCCCGCGCTCGGCCAGCGCCGCCAGGACCTGTTGCGGTCGGACCGAATCCTCGCCCGCTACCACGACGTCGGCCATGGCGGCGGCCGCGCGGCGCCGCTCCTCCGGTGCCGACTCGGTCGTGAACACGATCGTGCGCGCGTCGGCCGGCGCCTCCGACAGCAGATCGGGGTGGAGGTCCAGTGTGCGGGTGACCACCGCGATGGACGGCGTCGCCGGGCGCCCGGCGCGCAACCCCTTCCACACCTCGCGCGGCCGGACCGGGCGGTAGCCCTCGATGCGCGCCGTGGCCGCACCGGCCACCACCACGTCGGACAGACCGCGCAGCACACCCATCACCGCGCGGTCGGCCCGCGACGACAGCTCCCGGGTGCGCCCCGACGCGCCCCACGCGCCGCCGTCGGCGCTGGAGACCATGTTGGCGCGCAGCCAGGGCCGCTCCGGCACGGCGGGGTAGGCGTAGGAGGACGCGAGGTCGACGTCGAACTCGGGGCGCGGGAAGAGCGACCGGAACAGCGGGGCTGCGCCGGCGTCGGCGTGAACGGAACCCATGGTGCCCGAGCCTAGACGCTGCTCGCGGCGGGACGGCGCATGCCGGGGGCGCGTCAGCCGGCGCCGTCCCCGGCGGCGGGCACCGGGCCCTGGTACTGCTGCGGCGCGTCGCGCTGCGAGACGCGCCGCAGCAGTACCAGGGCCCGGTCGATCACCCGGACCGTCCCCGACGCCGGGACGAACGGGCGGTCGCCGACGTCGGGCTCGGCGGTGTCCAGCGTGGTCTCCCACGCGGTGCCGTACTCGGGACCGGGAACGGTGAAGTCCACCGGTTCGGGGCTGCCGTTGAGCAGCAGCAGGAAGGAGCCGTCGGTGACCCGCCGACCCCGCGGGTCGGGCTCGCTGATGGCGTCGCCGTTGAGGAAGACGCCCAGCACCCGGCCCCCGGAGCGCCAGTCGTCCTCCGACATCAGCCGGCCGTCGGGACGCAGCCAGGCGATGTCGTGCAGCTCGTCGGCCGGCGACGGCCGCCCCGTGAAGAACCGGCGGCGGCGGAAGACCGGGTGCTCGCGCCGCAGCCGCGCCAGGCGGCGGACGTAGGCGAGCAGGTCCGCGCTGTCCTCCGCGCCCTTCCAGTCCACCCAGGCAAGCTCGTTGTCCTGGCAGTAGGCGTTGTTGTTCCCGGCCTGCGTGCGGCCGACCTCGTCGCCGTGCGAGAGCATCACCACGCCCTGGGAGAGGAACAGTGTGGCCAGGAAGTTGCGGACCTGGCGCCGCCGGAGCGTGACGACGCCCGGATCTTCGGAGGGCCCCTCCACCCCGTGGTTCCACGAGCGGTTGTCGTCGGTGCCGTCGCGGTTGTCCTCCCCGTTGACCTCGTTGTGCTTGCCGTCGTAGGACACCAGGTCGGCGAGGGTGAAGCCGTCGTGGCAGGTGACGAAGTTGATCGAAGCCACCGGGCGGCGGCCGTCGTTCTGGTAGAGGTCGCTGGACCCGGCCAGCCGCGAGGCGAACTCGGGTACCACCGGCTCGCCCCGCCAGAAGTCCCGCACGGTGTCCCGGTACTTGCCGTTCCACTCCGTCCACAGCGGCGGGAAGTTGCCCACCTGGTAGCCGCCCGGCCCGACGTCCCACGGCTCGGCGATCAGCTTCACCTGCGAGATCACCGGGTCCTGCTGCACGATGTCGAAGAACGTGCTCAGCCGGTCGACGTCGTGGAACTCCCGCGCCAGCGCCGAGGCCAGATCGAAGCGGAAACCATCGATGTGCATCTCGGCCGCCCAGTAGCGCAGCGAGTCCATGATGAGCTGCAGCGAGTGCGGGTGGCGCATGTTGAGGCTGTTACCGCAGCCCGTGTAGTCCAGGTAGTAGCGCCGGTCGTCGTCGCGCACCCGGTAGTAGCTGAGGTTGTCGATACCCCGCAGCGACAGTGTCGGCCCCATGTGGTCGGCCTCGGCGGTGTGGTTGTAGACGACGTCGAGCAGCACCTCGATCCCGGCCGCGTGCAGCGACTTCACCATCGCCTTGAACTCCTGCACCTGCTGGCCGCGCGAGCCGTTGGCGGCATACCCGCTGTGCGGCGCCAGGAACGCCAGGGTGTTGTACCCCCAGTAGTTGGTCAGGCCGCGGGCCACCAGCGCGTGCTCGGGCAGGAAGTGGTGCACCGGCATGAGCTCCACGGCGGTCACCCCGAGCGCGACCAGGTAGTCGAGCATGGCCGGGTGGGCCAGCCCGGCGTAGGTGCCGCGCTGGTGCTCGGGGATCTCCGGGTGGCGCATGGTCAGGCCGCGCACGTGCGCCTCGTAGATGACGGTCTCGTGGTAGGGGATACGCGGGCGGCACTCGTTGCCCCAGTCGAAGAACGGGCTCACCACCACGCACTTGGGCACATAGGGCGCGCTGTCGCGGGTGTTCTGCTTGGAGGGCGCGTCGAAGTGGTAGCCGAACAGGGACTCGTGCCAGGTCACCGAGCCGTCGATGGCCTTGGCATAGGGGTCGGTCAGCAGCTTGGCCGGATTGCAGCGCAGCCCGTTCTCCGGCTCATAGGGGCCGTGCACGCGGTAGCCGTAGCGCTGGCCCGGGCCGACACCGGGCAGGTAGCCGTGCCAGACGAAGCCGTCGTACTCGGTCAGGGGGACGCGGGTCTCCGCGTCGGCGTCGTCGAAGAGGCACAGCTCGACGCGGTCGGCCACCTCCGAGAAGAGCGAGAAATTGGTCCCCGTGCCGTCGTAGGTCGCACCGAGGGGGTACGTGCTTCCCGGCCAGATCTCCACCATGGCCTCACAGGTCTCGCACTCGGGCTCATCCCCACACGTGTGGGGCACGGAGTCCGGCCGGGCTCCTAAGGCCGGACGTCACACCGCTGGACACCCCCATTGTGCACACTTCCCGGAGCCAGACCAGGGATCCGGCGCGCCGACGCGGCCGGGGAGCGGCCCGGCGGCATCGGCGAGCGGCCTCTGCCAGCGGAAACGGAGGGTCAACCCAGGGTACGCGGCCGGTTCCGGTCGATGATGGTCCGGGTGTCGGTGCCGCGGGGCAGGGTCCCGAAGACGTGGCCCCACTCGCCGCCGAGGCGCGAGCCGACGAAGGCGTCGGCGACGGGCGCCGGCGCGTGCCGGAGCAGGAGCGACGCCTGCAGGGTCAGCGCCATGAGCTCCACGACGCCGCGCGCCCGGAACTCCGCCTCCTCCAGGTCACCGAGCTCGGAAAGCAGCCGCTTCACGGCCGTGTCGTAGCGGGCGTCGGCGCCCTGGGCCCGGCCGAGCTCGGCCAGGAACGCCTCGACGGAGGCGGGCTGCCGGGCCATGGCCCGCAGGACGTCCAGCGCGGCGACGTTGCCCGAGCCCTCCCAGATGGAGTTGAGCGGCGACTCGCGGAAGAGGCGCGGCATGCCGGACTCCTCGACATAGCCGTTGCCGCCGAGGCATTCGAGGGTTTCGGCGGCGTGGGCGGGGAGGCGCTTGGTGACGTAGAACTTGCCGACGGCCACCGCCAGGCGTCGGAACGCGGCTTCGGCCTCGTCGCCCCGGATTGCGCGGTCGGCGGCCCCGGCCAGGCGCATCATCAGCGTCGTCGCGGCCTCGGACTCCACGGCCAGGTCGGCCAGGACGTTGCGCATCAGCGGCTGCTCGATCAGGAGGCGCCCGAAGGCCTGGCGCTCACCGGCGTGGTGGAGCGCCTGCAGCAGCCCCGCGCGCATCCCGGCGGCCGACCCGATGACGCAGTCGAGGCGGGTGCCGTTGACCATCTCGATGATGGTGCGCACGCCCCGGCCGAGCTCGCCGACGGGCCAGGCCAGCGCGCCGTCGTATTCGAGCTCGGCGGAGGCGTTGGAACGGTTCCCGAGCTTGTCCTTGAGCCGCTGGATGTGGAGGGGGTTGCGCGTGCCGTCCTCCAGGACACGCGGCACCAGGAAACAGGTGAGGCCTTCGGGAGCCTGGGCCAGCGTCAGGAACAGGTCGCCCATGGGGGCCGAGGTGAACCACTTGTGCCCCGTGAGCCGGTAGGAGCCATCAGCCGAAGGTACGGCCCGCGTCGTATTCGCACGGACGTCGGAGCCACCCTGCTTCTCCGTCATCGACATCCCGGCGAGCAGCCCCTGCTTGCCCAGCGGCGGGCGCAGGCCGAAGTCGTAGGTGCGGGCGGCGAGTAGCGGCTCATATCGGTCGGCCAGCTCCGGAGAATGCCGAAGCGCGGGCACCGCGGCATAGGTCATCGAAATCGGACACCCGTGCCCGCCCTCGACCTGTGACCACGTGTAGAACTTCGCGGCGCGGGCCACGTGTGCGCCGGCGCGGTCGTCGGCCCAGGGGGCGGCGTGCAGCCCGTGGGAGACGGCGGTGTCCATCAGGACGTGCCAGGCGGGGTGGAAGTCGACCTCGTCGACCCGGTGCCCGTAGCGGTCGTGGGTCCGCAGCTGCGGCTCGTTGACGTTGGCCTGCTCGCCCCAGGAGCGGGCGCGTGCGGTCCCGGCCAGGCGGCCGATCTCGTGCAGTTCCTCGGCGGCCCACGCGGCACCTTCGCGCTGCAAGCCCTCGGTCAGCGCGGCATCGGCGGCGACGTCGTAGTCCTCCAGGGGAGAGGCTTGGTTGAACACCTCGTGCGTGGGGGGCATGGGCGACGCCGTCCTTTCCGAACGTTTCCGAACGCGATTCGGTTTCAGAGCCGACTTCACCCTAGCGCGCCCCGCCCCCACCTCTCCACACCCGACCTCCCCTTCCCCTGACCTCCGTTGATCTCGGAGATACTGGGGTGAAAATCGCCGCGGAGACCCCAATATCTCCGAGATCAACGAGGGGGGCGGGGCAGCGCGGGGGGATCAGGGCGTGCGCCCCACCGCGCAGTACTGCAGGACCTCGGCGGCGTCGGCGTTCTCGGGGGCGGGCCTCCAGTGCGAGCATGACACGATGCCGGGGTCCAGCAGCTCCAGGCGGCGCATGAACGCGGCGAGCTCCCTGGGGGAGCGCAGCTTCTGCGGGGTCGCGCTGGTCTCGTTCAGCCGCCGGATGGCCTCCTCGGTCCTGGCCCCGCCGACCTCGGCCGTCGGGTGGGCGATGGCCAGGTAGCTGCCCGCGGGCACGGCGTCGAGGAGCCGGTCGACGATGGCGTGCGCTTCGTCGTCGTCCAGGATGAAGTTGAGGATCCCGAGCATCATCACGGCGACGGGTTGGTCGAAGTCGATCGTGTCGGCGGCCTTCGCCAGGATGCGGTCCGCATCGCGCGCATCGGCGTCGATGTACTCGGTCGTGCCTTCCTGAGCGCCGACCAGGAGGGCCTGGGCGTGCAGCAGCACGATGGGGTCGTTGTCGACGTAGACGACCCGGGACTCGGGGGCGATGCGCTGGGCGACGGTGTGCGTGTGGTCGACGGTCGGCAGGCCGGTCCCGATGTCGAGGAACTGCCGGACCCCGGCGTCGTCGGCGAGAAAGCGAACGGCCCGCGCCAGGAACGCCCGATCCTCCTGCGCGACTTCCCTAAGATCCGGCTGCAACTGCAACGCCTGCCGCACAGCTTCCCGGTCCGCGGCGAAGTTGTCCTTCCCGCCCAGCAGGTGGTCCCAGAACCGCGCGGAGTGCGGCACGGTGGTGTCGATCTGCGGCGGCAGGTCGGAGGTCTCGCTCATCCACACGCTCCCTTGCGTTTCACGGCGTATTCGACGCATTCGTCGGAGTCGGTCGGAATCCTACGCCCCTCGCAGGTAGCCTGAAAAAATCATGCGACACCCACCCAAACCCCCTGTTGCCGTCCGGCGGACGCCCCGATACGAAGAACAAGGAGCCATAGTTGGCATCAGGTCTCGACCTGCGTGAATTACAGGTGGGAATCTTCGGAACCCGCGCGGACCTGCACTGGTACCTGGAGGAGATCCGCACCCTCCTCGACGAGATGAGGAATCACGGCTCCCCGGAGCTCACCTACGACCTCCACCACCTGGAAAGCGACGAACCGCTCTCTCCGGATGAAGCTGAGGAGGACGGGATGTCCGTCGCCGAGGGCTATGACGAACTCCCGGAACAGTGGCGCGTCGAGCATCCCAACGAAAGCCCTGGTAGTCGCACCACCTTCGAGGTCCGGGTGGGCTTGCTGAGCACGGAGGAGGAAGCCGATCACCTGGTTGACCGCCTCCCGGCCCTGATCTGCCCCGAAGAGTTCCACAAGGGCCCCTGCCACATGCCGTGGACCAGCAGCTGCCACCCTCCAGCCGGCGACGCCGACCGCGCCCGCTTGGAGGCCCGCTACGGCCACCTGCGCGACTGAAGCGCCCGGAGGTGCCATCGGACGGCACCACCGGTCGCGTTCGCGGGGTCTAGCACCAGACGAGCACGCCGCCGCGTCGGTCGGCGAACAGCTCGGGGTCCTGGAAGGAGAAGAGGTCCCTTCCGGTCAGGGGCCGCGCGATTCCGCCGCCCGCCGGGGAGGTCACCCCGTAGTAGGTGTGCACGAATTCCTCTGCGTCGTCGTCCCAGCAGTCGACATAGAACGCACGCGGGCGGTCGGACGCAGCGGGAGGCTGGTAGACAGGAACTGAATCGAGGGGGTTGGTGTCCTGCATAGGTCCATCCTTCCTTGGTTCGTTAGGCCCGGGCGGTTGGTTGTCGAGGCCCTTCGCCCGGGCCGTCTGATCGGTCGAGCGGACGGCGCCGCAGTCCACGTCCGATTTCGCACGATTCTGCGACCACCGCCTCACTCTCTGTTAGAGTTGCACATACCAAAGGGTCAAACAAGCTTGTATTGAAGATCTGTGGACAACTCATGTGGGGGGTGTTCCGTGGGGGTTCGAAAAGCCAAGACAGCCACGCTTCGCAGTCGATGGCTCGGCCGTCGGCTCCGAGAACTCCGCGAAGAGACCGGCATGAGCATCGAGGAGGTGGCCGACTACCTCCAGCGTAATATGGGAACGGTCAGTCGGTTTGAAAATGGGATATATCCGGTAAGGCGGCCGGACATGTTGGCCATGCTCGATCTGTACGGGGTCAACGAGCCACGGCACCGAGACAACCTCATCAAGCTCAGTGAGAGTGTCTGGCAGACCGGATGGTGGGACGGTTTTCCCGACGAGTTCGAGGAGTTCGTCGACTTCGTTTGGTTGGAAGGGCAGGCGGTCGAACACATGCTCTTCGACAACACGGTCCTTCCTGGGCTGCTCCAAACGAGGGCCTACGCCGAAGCGGCCATCCGGACCGCCGAGTACAACTCACCGGAAAGTTTCGTCAGGCAGGGCGTCGAACTGAGGCTGGCGCGTCAGCGACTCCTTGAGGCCGAATCTCCGCCGGTCATCAGGTCGGTTCTTGACGAGGCCCTCCTCCACCGTTGTGTGGGTTCCCCTGGCGTCATGAAGGAGCAGCTGCGGCATCTCGTCGACCTCGCCGGTCGTCCTGCGGTGCACCTGCGTGTACTGCCGTTCAGCGCGGGCGCCCATGAGAGCCCGACCGGTGCCTTCAACCTGTTCCGGATGGTCGACCCTTACCCCGAGGTCGCATACGTCGAGACCCCGAAGGGGGCCTTGTACATCGAAGCGTCCGATACAGGGGCAATTCGTCAGATATACGATCGATTGTGGAACGCTTCTCTGACCGAGGAAGCATCCGTGGAGTTCATCTCACGCTTGATCGAGGAGTCAAAGTGATCACCCCCCTGACCTCGCAACAGCTCGCCGACACGGAGCTCGCGAGTGTCACGTGGCACATAAGCAGCTTCAGCACGAACGGCGGCGCCACGTGTGTCGAGGCCGGCCCTCTCAACGACGGCACCGGCCGCGTCGCCGTCCGGCACAGCCGCCACCCTGATGGCGCCGTGATCGTCTACACCCGCCAGGAGTGGGAGGCCTTCACCAAGGGTGTTCGGGTTGGCGAGTTCGATTTCACCGGGTGACGGCTGTTTGCCTTGAGTGGTCGCCGGGCGGCTGTTACAGGGCCGCTGTCTACGTCGGCCAACGGCAATTGATGCGATGATCTGAGAAGCTAAGCGTCGGGTGGCTGGTCGGGTGGCCGAGAGGCACCTGACGGGCAATCGAAACACAGTGAGTGGTTTGCGGGCTTTGGTTGGTATGTCCAAATCGTGGGAAGTTGCATATTCGGTACCCTCGCCGGGATGAAACCGCAGGTCACCGAGTCTGCTCCCCGCGCACGCGGGGATGGACCCCCGGCCGGTTCCGTCCAGGACGCCGCGGACAAC
This window contains:
- the hemQ gene encoding hydrogen peroxide-dependent heme synthase, which codes for MHCTGRPPESTDEYKGVHVTTGQPATAEAAEELNKLIRYTMWSVFKVGDLSGLDRAAAADELSALFDGAAEKGVTTRGAYDVQGFRADADIMFWWVGETPESVQEMYSAFRRTRLGRATTPVWSVVGLHRPAEFNRAHIPAFLAGEEPHDYICVYPFVRSYEWYLLPEDERRAMLAEHGRMAAGYKDVRANTVSTFALSDYEWMLAFEADELHRIVDLMRHLRGAEARRHTRVEVPFYTGRRKGVAELVEALA
- the pssA gene encoding CDP-diacylglycerol--serine O-phosphatidyltransferase, with translation MGSEDAVPSLRLAMADYFTLGNALCGFMAVWQLAAAAHYAAAASVPLQRDAIATAVILLLAAAAFDLFDGRVARKFGGSGMGAELDNLADVISFGFAPAFFVVAWGTLGGDGGIAPVIAAAAVLLAVVVRLARFSCQSPGATSFSGLPGPFGAMAVVTIVLLDPPVLVGTVAVLVVAWLMVSRIEYPKPRGRLAYAVLAWMLGSVACLAAWAMDAPAGEALLYSGSSLVLMLMLAIPVYVFMTRRGGHDDEDDGLPAPAPPTPREG
- a CDS encoding phosphatidylserine decarboxylase, producing the protein MTHDSHPDVPARPGIRMAKGSAPWLVPACAVAGAAVLAGRRSRLGRALAVPAVGLAAGMAWFFRDPDRGPADGRVLSSADGVVQSIDPQPDGRTRVAVFMNPLNVHVNRAPLAGVVKSVEHRPGGFRPAFDKDSERNERLIWTFETEIGEVTVIQIAGAMVRRIVPYLTEGQKVEQGERIGLIRFGSRVDVYLPAGISPSVAIGEKVRAGETRLDHD
- the msrB gene encoding peptide-methionine (R)-S-oxide reductase MsrB — encoded protein: MDESTAPIPRSEEEWRERLDAEAYAVLREGATERPWSGRYVGTTTVGVYRCRGCGAELFRSGTKFESHCGWPSFYDPSDSSAVTLHEDRSLGMIRTEVRCSRCDSHLGHVFHGEGYATPTDDRYCINSVALALEADDSVQ
- a CDS encoding UTRA domain-containing protein yields the protein MPTSENESPPVYREIAEALRSAIASGELADGDRVPGENELMRQYSVARATARQALSVLINEGLVVPIRGSGIYVRTFRPLRRHGPRRLSRELWGTGRSIWQADAADRGFETDNIEVSEDPAPEHVIRALGLAEGARVVRRRRRYRLDGRPMQLATSYLPLDLVAGTPITRVDTGPGGIYARLADLGHAPAHFTEEIRVRMPNPVEARDLRLTAGTPVLEVLRTALTDDHRAVELNEMTLDGSAYVLQYDFDA
- a CDS encoding pyrimidine reductase family protein, encoding MGSVHADAGAAPLFRSLFPRPEFDVDLASSYAYPAVPERPWLRANMVSSADGGAWGASGRTRELSSRADRAVMGVLRGLSDVVVAGAATARIEGYRPVRPREVWKGLRAGRPATPSIAVVTRTLDLHPDLLSEAPADARTIVFTTESAPEERRRAAAAMADVVVAGEDSVRPQQVLAALAERGLFRVLTEGGPHLLAEFTAEGLLDELCLTVSPHLLGPAASRIVAGDSPSHPRDLRLESLLESEGALFARYRVV
- the glgX gene encoding glycogen debranching protein GlgX; translation: MVEIWPGSTYPLGATYDGTGTNFSLFSEVADRVELCLFDDADAETRVPLTEYDGFVWHGYLPGVGPGQRYGYRVHGPYEPENGLRCNPAKLLTDPYAKAIDGSVTWHESLFGYHFDAPSKQNTRDSAPYVPKCVVVSPFFDWGNECRPRIPYHETVIYEAHVRGLTMRHPEIPEHQRGTYAGLAHPAMLDYLVALGVTAVELMPVHHFLPEHALVARGLTNYWGYNTLAFLAPHSGYAANGSRGQQVQEFKAMVKSLHAAGIEVLLDVVYNHTAEADHMGPTLSLRGIDNLSYYRVRDDDRRYYLDYTGCGNSLNMRHPHSLQLIMDSLRYWAAEMHIDGFRFDLASALAREFHDVDRLSTFFDIVQQDPVISQVKLIAEPWDVGPGGYQVGNFPPLWTEWNGKYRDTVRDFWRGEPVVPEFASRLAGSSDLYQNDGRRPVASINFVTCHDGFTLADLVSYDGKHNEVNGEDNRDGTDDNRSWNHGVEGPSEDPGVVTLRRRQVRNFLATLFLSQGVVMLSHGDEVGRTQAGNNNAYCQDNELAWVDWKGAEDSADLLAYVRRLARLRREHPVFRRRRFFTGRPSPADELHDIAWLRPDGRLMSEDDWRSGGRVLGVFLNGDAISEPDPRGRRVTDGSFLLLLNGSPEPVDFTVPGPEYGTAWETTLDTAEPDVGDRPFVPASGTVRVIDRALVLLRRVSQRDAPQQYQGPVPAAGDGAG